In Leptospira perdikensis, a single genomic region encodes these proteins:
- a CDS encoding MlaD family protein — MNQSSKIYFKVGVFVLVSFFTLILFLIVFTAGNIFQRSVSLETYFDESVQGLDIGSPVKHRGVKVGTVQEITFVQNEYSHKLTEDTELRYGRYVLIKMSVPDFVKGVYGDDLKRTVQRMIQSGLRVRLASQGLTGTAYLEVDYLNPEKNPPLSIEWEPKTIYIPSAPSTISRFTASVDKFFDKVEKADVDKILLGVGELIRNLNQTIQEAKLGDLARESTGLLVDLRKTNAEVKALIASPETQGLPKKLDASVTQLQTTLKRLDTLLASNQGDISTSIENLRIASEDLKEVTANAKKYPSQFLFGEAPNKSKLWK, encoded by the coding sequence ATGAACCAATCGAGTAAAATCTATTTTAAAGTTGGGGTCTTCGTACTCGTTAGTTTTTTCACACTCATTTTGTTTTTGATTGTGTTTACTGCTGGAAATATTTTTCAAAGATCTGTTAGTTTAGAAACCTATTTTGATGAATCAGTACAAGGTTTGGATATTGGATCGCCAGTCAAACACCGTGGGGTTAAGGTCGGGACAGTACAAGAAATTACCTTTGTGCAAAATGAATACTCACATAAACTGACTGAAGATACGGAACTTCGTTACGGAAGATACGTTTTGATTAAAATGTCTGTCCCTGATTTTGTGAAGGGTGTATATGGTGATGATTTAAAGAGAACCGTTCAAAGGATGATCCAAAGTGGACTTCGCGTTCGGCTCGCCTCACAAGGATTAACTGGAACAGCTTATTTGGAAGTTGATTATCTAAATCCTGAAAAAAATCCACCTCTATCCATTGAATGGGAACCAAAAACCATTTACATTCCTTCTGCTCCAAGTACCATCTCTAGGTTTACTGCTTCTGTGGATAAATTTTTTGATAAAGTAGAGAAAGCCGATGTGGATAAAATCCTTTTGGGTGTAGGGGAACTCATTCGTAACTTGAACCAAACCATCCAAGAAGCAAAACTCGGAGACCTAGCTCGTGAATCAACAGGGTTACTTGTTGATCTTAGAAAAACCAATGCCGAAGTAAAAGCTCTCATTGCAAGTCCCGAAACACAGGGGTTACCAAAAAAATTGGATGCTTCCGTTACGCAGTTACAGACAACTTTAAAACGTTTGGACACTCTTCTTGCTTCAAACCAGGGAGACATTTCTACATCAATTGAAAACTTACGAATTGCTTCGGAAGACCTAAAAGAGGTCACTGCGAATGCAAAAAAATACCCATCTCAGTTTCTCTTTGGAGAAGCGCCAAACAAGTCTAAACTCTGGAAATAA
- a CDS encoding ABC-type transport auxiliary lipoprotein, LBF_0736 family, translating into MKTFIRFVILFGLTFFLSQCFGVSKTFPEKKFYLIETGETKQLFSVVKPRAFVVRKVFISQRFEGKEFVYRKENAVYESDFYNGFFIPPAHNFKEEFVRSLLKSGNFEWDASIHTRVNVTHFIELNLTQMYGDFRTKEPKAVIEFEIVVYEDKDSVSTPVFRKTYKQNQSIEKKEPEALVLGWNLGLTNTFNELNADLSAKLK; encoded by the coding sequence ATGAAAACCTTTATCCGTTTTGTAATTCTTTTTGGGCTCACCTTTTTTCTTAGTCAATGTTTCGGTGTTAGTAAAACCTTTCCTGAAAAAAAGTTTTATTTAATTGAAACTGGTGAAACCAAACAGTTGTTCTCTGTCGTAAAGCCGAGAGCCTTCGTAGTACGTAAGGTTTTTATCTCCCAAAGGTTTGAAGGGAAAGAGTTTGTTTACCGCAAAGAAAATGCGGTTTATGAATCCGATTTTTATAATGGTTTTTTTATCCCTCCGGCTCATAACTTCAAAGAAGAATTTGTTCGTTCCCTATTAAAATCGGGAAATTTCGAATGGGATGCAAGTATTCATACCCGAGTTAATGTTACTCATTTTATTGAATTGAATCTGACACAAATGTATGGAGATTTCCGAACCAAAGAACCAAAAGCAGTGATTGAGTTTGAAATTGTTGTTTATGAAGACAAAGATTCGGTATCAACTCCGGTTTTTAGAAAAACTTATAAACAAAACCAATCTATAGAGAAAAAAGAACCGGAAGCTTTGGTTCTCGGCTGGAATTTGGGACTTACCAATACATTTAATGAATTGAATGCAGATTTGAGTGCTAAATTAAAATAA
- a CDS encoding MlaE family ABC transporter permease, with product MDTIHRQSSFLWEGSTLEIHLPVVLTASETGKDWTSFFEILKKSPPRKVAVHAGNLEESDSSGISLLKLIRLECENRRIQFVLFGLGEQFQYRLSISEDDSKRNKETLANSLRRSEKIGKLTIDSLLEFKYLITFTGELTVSFWRSFLHPSKIRWKDTFRVAESMGVNAFPIIAMIGFLLGLIMSFQSAIPMRRFGAEIFVANLVGLSLFRELGPLMTAFILSGRSGSAFAAELGTMKVSEEIDALTTMGLPPVQFLIIPRLVASLLMTPLLTIVFNLFGLIGGAVVLISFGFPLVTFINQVNLAVGLSDILGGLLKSYFFGMIIASIGCYRGLKTASGAGAVGESTTSAVVGSIILVSILDGIFSVLYFYLKI from the coding sequence GTGGATACCATTCATCGACAATCCTCCTTTTTGTGGGAAGGTAGCACCTTAGAAATCCATCTCCCGGTGGTCCTGACTGCCTCGGAAACTGGCAAGGATTGGACTTCTTTTTTTGAAATCCTAAAAAAAAGCCCCCCTCGTAAAGTCGCAGTTCATGCGGGTAATTTGGAAGAATCGGATTCTTCCGGAATTTCTCTTTTAAAATTAATTCGTCTGGAATGTGAAAATCGACGGATCCAATTCGTATTATTTGGATTAGGTGAGCAGTTCCAATACCGATTGAGTATTTCTGAAGATGATAGTAAAAGAAACAAAGAAACACTCGCAAATTCGCTCAGGAGATCCGAAAAGATTGGAAAACTGACCATTGACTCGTTGTTAGAGTTTAAATACCTAATTACATTTACTGGTGAACTTACTGTTTCTTTTTGGCGTTCTTTTTTACATCCTTCCAAAATTCGTTGGAAAGATACATTCCGTGTTGCGGAGTCAATGGGAGTGAATGCTTTCCCCATCATTGCGATGATTGGGTTTTTACTTGGGCTTATCATGTCCTTCCAGTCAGCAATTCCTATGCGAAGGTTTGGAGCAGAGATCTTTGTGGCAAACCTTGTCGGCCTCTCTTTATTTCGAGAGTTAGGTCCGCTAATGACTGCTTTTATTTTATCGGGTAGGTCAGGATCTGCATTTGCAGCAGAGCTTGGAACGATGAAGGTCTCTGAAGAAATTGATGCATTAACCACAATGGGCCTTCCTCCTGTTCAGTTTCTAATTATTCCTCGTTTGGTGGCGTCTCTTTTGATGACCCCGCTACTTACTATCGTTTTTAATTTGTTTGGTCTGATTGGTGGAGCCGTTGTGTTGATTAGTTTTGGATTCCCACTTGTTACTTTTATCAATCAAGTGAATCTTGCTGTGGGTCTTTCCGATATATTAGGTGGACTTTTGAAATCTTATTTTTTTGGAATGATCATTGCCTCTATTGGTTGTTATAGGGGATTAAAAACGGCATCAGGAGCTGGTGCCGTCGGGGAATCGACCACTTCCGCTGTGGTTGGTTCTATCATACTTGTTTCCATACTTGATGGAATTTTTTCCGTCTTATATTTTTACCTAAAAATATGA
- a CDS encoding AraC family transcriptional regulator, translated as MWNLTSHLIAFSAGLSLLFAWGEFLRKNTTDQTKVQGLLFLFAAMFQAHTFFTCTGIYQSFPHLYLTHLPFTACIGALLKRYFAELWDENPKRNQFSFWELVPAVIVIILMIPFYTSSAEEKIAIHTKYLKEGVPLIFQITILIAVSPIFYAAFYVFTNMVKYIRLERFKKSAHLRLVGIVVGIGTFSSLIGIYTLFFHHRHGLELVSTFIALLLIGVYLLRQKSPELWGEVQRIVIEEKKYQTSQLGGFNLDTLQNQLKHLMEEERIYRDESINLEKLAKQMDLSEHQLSEYLNLHQKRSFFHLVNHYRIREAKELFSIHPDRNILTIAYDVGFPSKSTFYDAFKREVGTSPSDYRKSISR; from the coding sequence ATGTGGAATCTAACAAGTCATCTGATTGCCTTTTCTGCTGGACTTTCTCTTCTTTTTGCTTGGGGAGAATTCCTTAGAAAAAACACGACGGACCAGACAAAAGTACAAGGATTATTATTTCTCTTTGCGGCCATGTTCCAGGCTCATACTTTTTTTACATGTACGGGCATTTACCAATCATTCCCTCATTTATATCTCACCCACTTGCCATTCACTGCTTGTATTGGAGCACTTCTGAAAAGATACTTTGCGGAACTTTGGGATGAAAACCCAAAAAGAAACCAATTTTCATTTTGGGAACTTGTACCAGCGGTTATAGTAATTATATTAATGATCCCTTTTTATACTTCCTCTGCCGAAGAAAAAATAGCAATTCATACAAAATATTTGAAAGAAGGTGTCCCGCTAATCTTTCAAATTACTATCCTTATCGCCGTTTCACCCATATTTTACGCTGCTTTTTATGTTTTCACCAACATGGTAAAATACATCCGCCTGGAGAGATTCAAAAAGTCAGCTCATCTTCGTTTGGTGGGAATTGTTGTTGGGATTGGAACCTTCTCCAGTTTAATCGGAATTTATACTTTATTCTTTCACCATAGGCATGGATTAGAACTTGTTTCTACATTTATCGCCTTACTGCTGATTGGTGTTTACCTTTTGAGGCAAAAAAGCCCTGAATTATGGGGAGAGGTGCAAAGGATTGTCATCGAAGAAAAAAAATACCAAACCTCTCAACTAGGCGGATTCAACCTAGATACCCTTCAGAACCAACTCAAACACCTTATGGAAGAGGAAAGGATCTACCGAGATGAAAGTATCAACTTAGAGAAGTTGGCCAAACAAATGGATCTTTCTGAACACCAACTCTCTGAGTATTTGAACCTCCACCAAAAAAGAAGTTTTTTCCACTTAGTCAATCACTACCGGATTCGAGAGGCCAAAGAATTGTTTTCCATACACCCAGATAGGAATATTCTCACGATCGCTTATGATGTAGGTTTTCCGTCCAAATCCACTTTCTATGATGCCTTCAAAAGAGAGGTAGGTACAAGTCCTAGTGATTATCGAAAATCCATTAGTCGCTAA
- a CDS encoding histone deacetylase family protein, translated as MASNAFALIYHSSYNLELPGHVFPAHKYSHLYNRVKRDPVYASWDILLPKKAEDADLELVHTKEYLDDLFSYEHTSRTMYSELPLNRSIVESFTYGVGGTIMAAELSKKFQFAFNMGGGYHHSFPDRAEGFCYLNDVAIAIRKQRETDPNSNALIIDLDLHQGNGNSYIFQYDDKVYTFSMHQGNLYPKKEVSNLDVDLEPNTKDDEYLTALEKSLNQIRKDFDSNIIYYVAGADPYEDDSLGELKISMKGLKERDLMVRKFAETLNVPCVVTLAGGYARDFRDTVEIHFNTITAFGEK; from the coding sequence ATGGCATCTAATGCATTCGCTCTTATCTACCATTCTTCGTACAATCTCGAATTACCGGGACATGTTTTCCCAGCTCATAAGTATTCACATCTTTATAACCGTGTCAAAAGGGATCCAGTTTATGCTTCCTGGGACATTCTGCTACCTAAAAAAGCAGAAGATGCAGATTTAGAACTCGTTCATACAAAAGAATACTTAGACGATCTGTTTAGTTATGAACATACATCTCGCACGATGTATTCAGAACTTCCACTTAATCGAAGTATTGTGGAAAGTTTCACATATGGAGTCGGTGGTACTATTATGGCAGCAGAACTATCTAAAAAGTTCCAATTTGCTTTTAATATGGGCGGAGGATACCATCATAGTTTTCCAGATAGAGCAGAGGGATTCTGTTATTTGAATGATGTAGCAATTGCTATACGGAAACAAAGAGAAACAGATCCTAATTCAAATGCACTCATCATTGACTTAGATTTGCATCAAGGGAATGGTAATTCCTATATTTTTCAATATGATGACAAAGTTTACACATTTTCGATGCACCAAGGTAATCTTTATCCAAAGAAAGAAGTATCTAACTTAGATGTGGATCTAGAACCAAATACCAAAGATGATGAATATTTAACTGCATTAGAAAAATCTTTAAATCAAATTCGAAAAGATTTTGATTCCAATATAATTTATTATGTTGCAGGAGCTGATCCTTATGAAGATGATTCTCTTGGAGAATTAAAAATTTCCATGAAGGGTTTGAAAGAACGAGATTTGATGGTTCGTAAGTTTGCTGAAACACTAAATGTTCCATGTGTTGTGACTTTAGCAGGTGGTTATGCTCGTGACTTCCGTGATACTGTCGAAATTCATTTTAATACAATTACTGCATTTGGTGAAAAGTAA
- a CDS encoding ABC transporter ATP-binding protein → MKDKPIIRVEHLTTGYGHTVVMENISFEVNRGEIFGILGGSGCGKSTVLKNMIGLTSPFSGRIWIDEDDIVLAEGKKKIEIWNRIGVMYQQSALFGSMTLLENIRLPLEEFTKLPLPIMNEIAMTKLKMVGLFPFAHLYPAELSGGMKKRAAIARAMAMDPEILFLDEPSAGLDPITSVELDHLIIRLSRTLGVTFVIVTHELPSVFTMADRVIVLDKSKKGIIAEGKPKDLKEKSKDPFVKQFFNRIPQESSPL, encoded by the coding sequence ATGAAAGATAAACCAATCATTCGAGTAGAACATCTAACAACGGGTTATGGCCATACTGTGGTTATGGAAAATATTTCGTTTGAAGTGAACCGAGGAGAAATTTTTGGAATTCTTGGTGGTTCTGGTTGTGGAAAGTCAACAGTTCTAAAAAATATGATCGGATTAACATCCCCGTTTAGCGGCCGTATATGGATCGACGAAGATGATATCGTTCTTGCCGAGGGAAAGAAAAAAATCGAGATCTGGAATCGGATTGGAGTGATGTATCAACAAAGTGCTCTTTTTGGTTCCATGACTTTACTAGAAAACATTCGATTGCCTTTGGAAGAATTTACAAAACTCCCACTTCCTATCATGAATGAAATTGCTATGACCAAACTGAAAATGGTAGGTCTCTTTCCTTTTGCTCATTTGTATCCAGCTGAACTTTCGGGGGGTATGAAAAAACGTGCTGCGATAGCACGCGCTATGGCCATGGATCCTGAAATTCTGTTTTTAGATGAGCCCAGCGCAGGCCTTGACCCCATTACCAGCGTGGAGTTAGACCACCTAATCATTCGTTTGTCGAGAACTCTTGGAGTTACTTTTGTAATTGTTACACATGAATTGCCTTCTGTGTTTACAATGGCTGACCGTGTGATTGTTTTAGATAAATCCAAAAAAGGAATTATCGCAGAAGGCAAACCAAAAGATTTGAAAGAAAAGTCGAAAGACCCATTTGTAAAACAATTCTTTAATCGTATCCCACAGGAGAGTTCCCCGTTATGA
- a CDS encoding sterol desaturase family protein, with protein MFGGPVQCELVLDCVTKIGFAQGVLNFLRYYPIAGLAFLLFYVWRKDFFETYRIQKVYPKAEKVWKEFRQSAVTLVVFTLVAVTNITLMKAKIVPSAVYFGPVSGWSGVGYLFLSFALITVWHETWFYWMHRFAHLKKVYPHVHSEHHQSVNPSPLAAYRFQATEAFLEAIYIVPFVMFVPIHFYILIFHTFYAMVLNIWWHLGYEFFPKGWASHAITKWINTSTHHNQHHQKFQGNYSLYFNVWDRLMGTNFPNYETYFDQVAEERDKKRKEQEIKPNAEVEVLAS; from the coding sequence ATGTTTGGTGGACCAGTTCAGTGTGAATTAGTTTTAGATTGTGTTACCAAAATTGGTTTTGCACAAGGGGTTTTAAATTTCCTGCGTTACTACCCCATTGCCGGTTTGGCATTTCTTTTATTCTATGTTTGGCGAAAGGATTTTTTCGAAACCTACCGCATTCAAAAAGTATATCCCAAGGCTGAAAAGGTTTGGAAAGAATTTCGCCAATCGGCTGTAACACTTGTTGTTTTTACACTTGTTGCCGTTACAAACATTACCTTAATGAAAGCAAAAATTGTTCCGAGCGCTGTATACTTTGGACCTGTTTCTGGATGGTCTGGAGTCGGATATCTTTTCTTAAGTTTCGCTCTGATTACCGTTTGGCATGAGACTTGGTTTTATTGGATGCACAGATTCGCTCATCTAAAAAAAGTTTACCCCCATGTCCACTCAGAACACCACCAGTCAGTGAATCCCTCACCTTTGGCCGCATACCGATTCCAGGCAACGGAAGCATTTTTAGAAGCTATCTACATTGTTCCTTTTGTGATGTTTGTTCCGATTCATTTCTATATATTAATTTTTCATACCTTTTATGCGATGGTTTTGAATATATGGTGGCACTTAGGATACGAGTTTTTTCCGAAAGGTTGGGCTTCACATGCAATCACGAAATGGATTAACACATCCACACACCACAACCAACACCACCAGAAGTTCCAAGGAAACTACTCACTTTACTTCAATGTCTGGGACCGTTTGATGGGAACTAATTTTCCCAATTACGAAACATACTTCGATCAAGTCGCAGAAGAGAGAGATAAAAAACGAAAAGAACAAGAAATAAAACCTAACGCTGAGGTGGAAGTTTTAGCATCTTAA
- the pyk gene encoding pyruvate kinase, protein MPEDSKIPNKRTKIICTIGPASANRETILNLIYSGMDLARMNFSHSTHDYHKEIFELLRECEQESGKSIGILADLQGPKIRTGKLGTGPLDLKTGDQIAINNKSDFLGTAEEIGCTYQYILNDIDVGHKLLIDDGKLSFVVKSKTKEKAVLETVIGGTLKDNKGINLPGTPISAPALSEKDIEDLQFALSLGVDYIALSFVRRASDLEMARQFMKDSYAGLIAKIERPEAIQNIEEIIDNCDGIMIARGDLGVELDTQYVPIIQKEMITKLNQQGKPVITATQMLETMIDNPRPTRAEASDVANAVMDGTDAVMLSGETASGKYPIETVRTMTSIIQAAEESEIYLSHLRSMDRSEFEVERTALGSAAESISRSINAKAIINFTRSGYSSLLSSEFRPLKPIYSFTPFLGTARKMQLYWGVEAYVMPMMDKFPDMIAFMSKTLKSEGKLKSGDIVVILSGAPGSVAQTVDFIQIHKIK, encoded by the coding sequence ATGCCGGAAGACAGCAAAATCCCAAACAAAAGAACAAAAATTATCTGCACCATTGGACCTGCATCTGCAAACCGTGAAACCATTCTAAATCTCATCTATTCGGGAATGGATTTGGCAAGAATGAACTTTTCTCATTCTACCCACGACTACCACAAAGAAATCTTCGAATTGTTACGAGAATGCGAACAAGAGTCCGGCAAATCCATCGGCATCCTTGCTGACTTACAAGGTCCCAAAATCAGAACGGGAAAATTGGGAACTGGGCCATTGGATCTCAAAACGGGAGACCAAATTGCCATCAATAATAAATCCGACTTTCTAGGAACTGCCGAAGAAATCGGTTGTACATATCAATATATTTTAAATGATATCGATGTCGGACATAAACTCTTGATTGATGACGGCAAACTTTCGTTTGTTGTAAAATCTAAAACAAAAGAGAAAGCAGTTTTAGAAACTGTGATTGGCGGAACATTAAAAGACAACAAAGGAATCAACTTACCGGGAACACCTATCTCAGCACCTGCACTTTCTGAAAAAGATATTGAAGACCTGCAATTTGCTTTATCACTCGGCGTGGATTATATTGCGCTCTCTTTTGTAAGACGAGCAAGCGACTTAGAAATGGCACGCCAATTTATGAAAGATAGTTATGCCGGTCTCATAGCAAAAATTGAACGCCCGGAAGCCATCCAGAATATTGAAGAGATCATCGATAATTGTGATGGAATTATGATTGCGCGTGGAGATTTGGGTGTGGAGTTAGACACTCAATATGTTCCGATCATTCAAAAAGAAATGATCACCAAACTAAACCAACAAGGGAAACCAGTCATCACCGCCACACAGATGTTAGAGACGATGATTGACAACCCTCGTCCCACTCGTGCTGAAGCCAGTGATGTTGCCAACGCAGTTATGGATGGAACGGATGCAGTGATGTTATCTGGGGAAACCGCTTCGGGTAAATATCCAATCGAAACAGTTCGAACCATGACAAGTATCATTCAAGCTGCAGAAGAGTCGGAAATTTATTTATCACATCTAAGAAGTATGGACCGTTCCGAATTCGAAGTGGAGCGGACCGCTCTCGGAAGTGCAGCTGAATCCATTTCTAGGTCCATTAACGCAAAAGCAATCATCAACTTTACTAGGTCAGGATATTCTTCCCTTCTCTCCTCAGAGTTTCGTCCATTAAAACCAATTTATTCTTTCACACCTTTCCTCGGTACTGCAAGAAAGATGCAATTGTATTGGGGAGTGGAAGCTTACGTTATGCCGATGATGGATAAGTTTCCCGATATGATTGCTTTTATGAGCAAAACACTTAAGTCAGAAGGAAAATTAAAATCAGGAGATATCGTAGTGATTTTATCCGGTGCACCAGGATCTGTAGCACAAACGGTGGATTTCATTCAAATCCATAAAATCAAGTAA
- the gloA gene encoding lactoylglutathione lyase — protein MKYLHTMIRVLDLDRSLHFFVEVLGLKIMRRNEHPEGKFTLVFLSTGEEDASEIELTYNWGQTEPYTTGRNFGHIAYEVDNIYETCARIQQMGVVINRPPRDGRMAFVRSPDLISIELLQKGKPLELSEPWISMPNTGEW, from the coding sequence ATGAAATATTTACATACAATGATTCGCGTTTTGGATTTAGATCGTTCCTTACATTTTTTTGTGGAAGTCCTTGGGTTAAAAATTATGAGAAGGAATGAACACCCTGAAGGTAAATTCACTTTGGTGTTTTTATCTACAGGTGAGGAAGATGCTTCTGAGATTGAACTTACTTATAATTGGGGACAAACAGAGCCTTACACAACCGGAAGAAATTTTGGCCATATTGCTTACGAAGTAGATAACATTTATGAAACTTGTGCGCGAATTCAACAAATGGGTGTTGTTATCAATCGTCCTCCGCGTGATGGTCGTATGGCATTTGTTAGGTCTCCCGATTTAATTTCCATCGAACTTCTCCAAAAAGGTAAACCTTTAGAATTATCAGAACCATGGATTTCTATGCCAAATACAGGTGAGTGGTAA
- a CDS encoding sterol desaturase family protein, which yields MRLIESIAPFYFVLMLLEILYTRFKKKDYYFYEDSLADLSLGVLSRIFDGMILLGLVFVYNELYQISWGVEYLSKVFLSTSSPLHWIFLFVLLDFLFYWAHRYSHEIKVLWASHVVHHSSEEFNLSVALRQSFVRNIGIGLFYLPLALLGFPVESYLIIDALNRTYQFWVHTRTIGKLPVWFEYVLVTPSHHRVHHAMNPEYIDRNYGGVFIFWDRIFGTFCEENKEPRYGLVSQLNTYDPVTAELHVFRDLFSDLIHTKNKWQGLVSFFSYPSVRPDDLQAIIDRGVRDPKVWLAHHKWTIDQKTRDPQYRRKAGKAMYRLFLLFSFLVPTAFTLYFLKRMHLFSLGEIASVFTLLVFSFISLGKLLEGHKNWLRFEIPKYISWFVLLGYFFL from the coding sequence ATGAGACTCATTGAATCCATCGCACCTTTTTATTTTGTCCTTATGTTACTCGAGATACTTTACACTCGTTTCAAAAAAAAGGATTACTATTTTTACGAAGATTCTTTGGCCGATTTGAGTTTGGGAGTTCTTAGTCGCATCTTTGACGGAATGATTCTTCTTGGGTTGGTTTTCGTCTACAATGAGTTATACCAAATCTCTTGGGGAGTCGAATATCTTTCCAAAGTATTTTTATCCACCTCATCACCATTACATTGGATTTTTTTATTTGTTCTACTAGATTTTTTGTTTTATTGGGCTCATCGTTATAGCCATGAAATCAAAGTTTTGTGGGCATCTCATGTAGTACATCATTCGAGTGAAGAGTTTAATTTATCAGTAGCACTCAGACAATCCTTTGTTCGTAATATCGGAATTGGTTTGTTTTATCTACCTTTGGCTCTTCTTGGGTTTCCGGTTGAATCATATTTAATTATTGATGCACTGAATCGCACTTATCAATTTTGGGTTCATACTCGAACTATTGGAAAACTACCAGTTTGGTTTGAGTATGTGCTCGTCACTCCTTCGCACCACAGAGTTCATCATGCTATGAACCCAGAATACATTGATCGTAATTATGGTGGTGTATTTATCTTTTGGGATCGTATCTTTGGAACTTTTTGTGAAGAGAACAAAGAACCTCGGTATGGGCTGGTTTCCCAACTAAATACTTATGATCCAGTCACTGCTGAATTACATGTGTTTCGAGATTTGTTTTCGGATTTAATCCATACAAAAAACAAATGGCAGGGACTTGTTTCCTTTTTCTCTTATCCTTCCGTAAGACCAGACGACTTACAAGCCATAATTGACCGCGGAGTTCGTGATCCAAAGGTTTGGTTGGCTCACCACAAATGGACGATTGATCAAAAAACACGTGATCCGCAATACAGACGTAAGGCTGGAAAGGCAATGTATCGCCTTTTTCTCCTTTTTTCTTTTTTGGTCCCGACAGCCTTCACTTTATATTTTCTGAAACGAATGCATTTGTTTTCTTTAGGTGAAATTGCATCTGTATTTACGCTTTTAGTTTTTTCTTTTATTTCTTTGGGAAAACTCTTGGAAGGACACAAAAACTGGCTTCGTTTCGAGATTCCCAAGTATATTTCTTGGTTTGTGCTATTAGGCTATTTTTTCTTATAG
- a CDS encoding NAD(P)/FAD-dependent oxidoreductase has translation MQKKPKIAIIGAGASGCFAALQINDELQGLCEIQIFEKSKEPLAKLRISGGGRCNVTHNLFDPELLSERYPRGNKELRWAFESFQPKDTIAWFDKRGVKLKAEADGRMFPTTDSSDTIIQCFLNELKSKKIPIHFEQGLVGIYSNQVSDKTVGFRVLWEGGLEEHFDFVILATGSNRKVWSILEKLGHTIINPVPSLFTLTLENTDLIELTGLVVPYSEIKVLPKGKSQKGPILITHWGLSGPCALRLSAWEARTLFEADYKVDLSVNWIGGKSTQNIEDEYLSKKEKSPAEKLTPDPEWKLPSRFWDWILKESKVSSNKRYSDFSKAEIRNLSLSLTQTKLRMVAKGVFKEEFVTAGGVSRKDIQFQTMESKQCPGLYFTGEVIDVDGITGGFNFQNAWTTATIAARGIRKTIVT, from the coding sequence TTGCAGAAAAAACCTAAAATTGCTATCATTGGAGCAGGTGCATCTGGTTGTTTTGCCGCGTTGCAGATTAATGACGAGTTACAAGGGTTATGTGAAATCCAAATTTTCGAAAAGTCAAAAGAACCATTAGCAAAACTTCGAATTTCCGGTGGTGGGCGATGTAATGTCACTCATAACCTTTTTGACCCAGAACTTCTTTCTGAAAGATACCCTAGGGGGAACAAAGAACTTCGTTGGGCTTTTGAAAGTTTCCAACCGAAAGACACTATCGCCTGGTTTGACAAAAGAGGGGTCAAACTCAAAGCCGAAGCCGATGGAAGGATGTTTCCTACAACGGATAGTTCCGATACCATCATCCAATGTTTTTTAAATGAATTAAAATCCAAAAAAATACCTATCCACTTTGAACAAGGGTTAGTTGGCATTTATTCCAATCAGGTTAGCGACAAAACCGTAGGTTTTCGAGTTTTATGGGAAGGGGGACTAGAAGAACATTTTGATTTTGTAATTCTTGCTACCGGTTCCAACCGAAAGGTTTGGAGTATCTTGGAAAAATTAGGACATACAATTATAAATCCTGTTCCTTCCCTTTTTACTTTAACATTAGAAAATACAGACTTAATCGAACTTACTGGTCTAGTAGTTCCTTATTCAGAAATCAAAGTTTTGCCTAAAGGTAAATCACAAAAGGGACCTATACTTATCACTCATTGGGGACTCAGTGGGCCTTGTGCCCTCAGGTTATCTGCTTGGGAGGCGCGAACTCTTTTTGAAGCTGATTACAAAGTAGATCTCTCTGTCAATTGGATAGGTGGAAAATCAACTCAAAACATCGAAGATGAGTATTTATCTAAAAAAGAAAAATCCCCTGCCGAAAAATTAACACCAGATCCTGAGTGGAAATTGCCATCACGATTTTGGGATTGGATTTTAAAGGAATCTAAAGTTTCGTCTAATAAACGTTACTCCGATTTTTCTAAAGCTGAAATTCGTAATTTAAGTCTTTCATTAACTCAAACCAAACTTCGGATGGTTGCCAAAGGAGTTTTTAAAGAAGAGTTTGTAACGGCGGGAGGTGTTTCCAGAAAAGACATTCAATTCCAAACAATGGAAAGTAAACAATGTCCTGGTCTTTATTTTACGGGCGAAGTGATCGATGTAGATGGAATTACAGGTGGGTTTAATTTTCAGAATGCCTGGACTACTGCAACAATAGCAGCCCGAGGCATTCGTAAAACAATCGTTACTTGA